In Amycolatopsis jiangsuensis, the following proteins share a genomic window:
- the drmD gene encoding DISARM system SNF2-like helicase DrmD: protein MTAATTDTPAIGDLVSVRGQKWFVSDIDAVDSSTLLKLQSVDEGRFGESLEVIWEVEPARQVLPSGSLPEVTGRFDPPGQLAAFLDAVRWSAVTSADVRTLQAPFRSGVAIEDYQLEPVVRALHAPRVNLLLADDVGLGKTVEAGLVAQELLLRHRTQRIMIICPAGLTVKWQDEMADKFGLAFTVIDSERCAEVRREFGSAANPFNVHPLAIVSLPWLRGAKAQRLLDEVLPPDGPTYPRTFDLMILDEAHHIAPAAPKQVYAVDSQQTKLIRRLAPHFTHRLFLSATPHNGYQASFTALLEILDDQRFARGVEPDKSAARDTVVRRLKRDIVNADGTPRFVARETKPIPVEYPDTEREIHRVLTQFAELRHKKLTTQRGRKATDLVTLLLKKRLFSSPAAFAHTVALYTDTLESKIRAVTPANDEVPEWMEDFFDDIATYDDEQLSEAEDDAFGRTRSMQPDADNEEKTLLGRMHEWALTHEAQPDAKARELIKYLKAICKPDKHWMNERVVVFTEYRDTQHWLLNLLRQEGMGAPYVAEMHGGMTTDEREQLRLAFQKDPTESKVRILVATDAASEGIDLQRHCHRLVNYDIPFNPNKLEQRIGRIDRYGQTRTPEIRHFVGIGWEGAVDRYEADLEFLSRVAMKVAKMEADLGSVNAVLSDAIQRRMVGQIADFDIDRAGQKKDRLPAEQNVRDQVRRIRSNLDETVTELGITPARVKRVVDTALTLARQQELKPFRDEKHLAEGMFEVPTLTGSWVRASAGLLEKYQPDKHQKGVVPRQLPVTFDQEVARGRDDVVLAHLNHPLVAMSTRLLRAAVSNDDIGLHRVTAVVSDDPRLEDVLVGAYSRFLIVGADGVRLHEEVLHAGGWAPEHGRFRRLENLSVLGDILDTALGQGKPVSAPVWRRVAERWPRVYDGLLNAIEWRKNTRLESLSRALKQREDEEKNRITSTIEQFSATLREKLADEQDEEALFSLVDVQKASKEEREQYRRDRRHWEARLAELTTERDRELDAIAARYRHQEPHRFPVAVVFVVPKREAIR from the coding sequence ATGACCGCGGCAACGACGGATACGCCGGCCATCGGTGATCTGGTCTCGGTCCGAGGCCAGAAGTGGTTCGTCAGCGACATCGACGCAGTGGATTCGAGCACCCTCCTCAAGCTGCAGAGCGTCGACGAGGGCCGCTTCGGCGAGTCGCTTGAGGTGATCTGGGAGGTCGAACCCGCGCGGCAGGTCCTGCCCTCCGGATCGTTGCCTGAGGTGACCGGCAGGTTCGATCCGCCCGGGCAGCTCGCCGCCTTCCTGGACGCGGTCCGCTGGTCCGCCGTCACATCGGCGGATGTCCGAACCCTCCAAGCGCCGTTCCGCTCGGGTGTCGCGATCGAGGATTACCAGCTTGAACCGGTCGTCCGCGCCCTCCACGCCCCTCGTGTCAACCTGCTGCTCGCCGACGACGTCGGGCTCGGCAAGACGGTGGAAGCCGGCCTGGTCGCGCAGGAGCTCCTGCTGCGTCACCGAACCCAACGGATCATGATCATCTGCCCCGCCGGTCTGACGGTGAAGTGGCAAGACGAGATGGCCGACAAGTTCGGCCTCGCCTTCACCGTCATCGACTCGGAGCGTTGCGCCGAGGTCCGCCGCGAGTTCGGCAGCGCGGCCAACCCGTTCAACGTCCACCCGCTGGCGATCGTCAGCCTGCCCTGGCTTCGCGGCGCGAAGGCGCAACGCCTCCTCGACGAGGTGCTGCCGCCGGACGGACCGACCTACCCGCGCACGTTCGACCTGATGATCCTCGACGAGGCCCATCACATCGCCCCAGCCGCGCCGAAACAGGTCTACGCCGTCGATTCCCAGCAGACCAAGCTGATCCGCAGGCTGGCCCCGCACTTCACCCATCGGCTCTTTCTCTCCGCGACCCCGCACAACGGCTACCAGGCGTCGTTCACCGCGCTGTTGGAGATCCTCGACGACCAGCGTTTCGCGCGCGGTGTCGAGCCGGACAAGTCCGCGGCACGGGACACGGTCGTACGACGGCTCAAACGGGACATCGTCAATGCCGACGGCACGCCACGCTTTGTGGCCCGCGAGACCAAACCGATCCCGGTGGAATATCCCGACACCGAGCGCGAGATCCATCGCGTGCTCACACAGTTCGCCGAGCTCCGGCACAAGAAGCTCACGACCCAGCGCGGCCGCAAGGCCACCGACCTGGTCACCCTCCTGCTGAAAAAGCGGCTGTTCTCCAGTCCCGCCGCGTTCGCGCACACCGTGGCCCTCTACACCGACACTCTCGAGTCCAAGATCCGTGCCGTGACACCGGCAAATGATGAGGTGCCGGAGTGGATGGAGGACTTCTTCGACGACATCGCGACCTACGACGACGAGCAGCTTTCCGAGGCCGAGGATGACGCGTTCGGTCGCACCCGCTCAATGCAGCCCGACGCGGACAACGAGGAGAAAACCCTCCTCGGGCGCATGCATGAGTGGGCGCTGACCCACGAGGCCCAGCCCGACGCCAAGGCCCGCGAGCTGATCAAGTACCTGAAGGCGATCTGCAAGCCGGACAAGCACTGGATGAACGAGCGGGTCGTGGTGTTCACCGAGTACCGCGACACCCAGCATTGGCTGCTCAACCTGCTGAGGCAGGAAGGAATGGGTGCGCCATATGTGGCGGAGATGCACGGCGGTATGACGACCGATGAACGTGAGCAATTGCGCCTCGCGTTCCAGAAGGATCCCACCGAAAGCAAGGTGCGCATTCTGGTCGCGACCGACGCCGCGAGCGAAGGTATCGACCTGCAGCGACACTGCCACCGGCTGGTCAACTACGACATCCCGTTCAACCCGAACAAGCTCGAACAGCGCATCGGCCGCATCGACCGCTACGGACAGACCCGGACACCAGAGATCCGGCATTTCGTCGGCATCGGCTGGGAAGGGGCGGTCGACCGGTACGAGGCCGATCTGGAGTTCCTGTCGCGGGTCGCGATGAAGGTCGCGAAAATGGAGGCGGATCTCGGCTCGGTCAACGCCGTGCTCTCCGACGCCATCCAGCGGCGGATGGTCGGTCAGATCGCCGACTTCGACATTGACAGGGCCGGCCAGAAGAAGGACCGGTTGCCCGCCGAACAGAACGTGCGCGATCAGGTGCGCAGGATCCGGTCGAACCTCGACGAGACGGTGACCGAGCTCGGCATCACGCCAGCTCGGGTCAAGCGAGTGGTGGACACGGCGCTGACACTGGCCCGCCAGCAGGAGCTGAAGCCGTTCCGGGACGAAAAGCACCTGGCCGAGGGCATGTTCGAGGTGCCGACACTGACCGGGTCATGGGTGCGGGCGAGCGCGGGTTTGCTGGAGAAATACCAGCCGGACAAGCACCAGAAAGGCGTGGTTCCGCGGCAACTGCCGGTCACCTTCGACCAGGAGGTCGCCCGCGGCCGCGACGACGTCGTGCTCGCCCACCTCAACCACCCGCTGGTCGCCATGTCGACCCGGCTTCTCCGGGCAGCGGTGTCCAATGACGACATCGGCCTGCACCGGGTCACGGCGGTGGTCAGTGACGACCCTCGACTCGAGGATGTCCTCGTCGGCGCCTACTCGCGGTTCCTCATCGTCGGTGCGGACGGCGTGCGGCTGCACGAGGAGGTCTTGCACGCTGGCGGCTGGGCGCCCGAACACGGCCGGTTCCGCCGGCTGGAGAACCTGAGTGTGCTCGGCGATATCCTCGACACCGCGCTCGGACAGGGCAAACCGGTGTCCGCCCCGGTGTGGCGCCGCGTCGCGGAGCGCTGGCCGCGCGTGTACGATGGCTTGCTCAACGCCATCGAGTGGCGGAAGAACACGCGGCTCGAGTCGCTCAGCCGCGCGCTCAAACAGCGTGAGGACGAGGAGAAGAACCGCATCACCTCGACCATCGAACAGTTCTCGGCGACCCTGCGTGAAAAGCTGGCCGACGAACAGGACGAGGAGGCGCTGTTCAGCCTCGTCGACGTGCAGAAGGCATCGAAGGAAGAGCGTGAGCAGTACCGCAGGGACCGCAGGCACTGGGAAGCACGTCTCGCCGAACTGACCACCGAACGGGACCGCGAGCTCGACGCCATCGCGGCCCGTTACCGCCACCAGGAACCACACCGCTTCCCCGTTGCCGTGGTGTTCGTGGTGCCCAAACGGGAGGCCATCCGATGA
- a CDS encoding DUF3558 domain-containing protein, with protein MISRNFVVTCGSVVVAVVLAGCSSGTPNPNTSPSASAPTDSAQDVSLPYAGAPKVSNPLQSSLLGAQPCQEGLTSSQLTDVLGKVVAGSPTTTAGLGVSCTWTNSEKGSSVDVAYDTATNDGLSSWYQNTKPKAVVWQPTQVQGFPAVAHVTNGGAPDEFCQVTVGINDQRTIDVSVGLGPAKKGKLNPCQAAEQVADMVMTNLRQKAGS; from the coding sequence ATGATTTCGCGGAACTTCGTCGTGACCTGCGGTTCCGTCGTTGTCGCGGTGGTGTTGGCCGGTTGCAGCTCGGGGACTCCGAACCCGAACACAAGTCCCTCGGCGAGTGCACCCACTGATTCTGCGCAGGATGTGTCCCTGCCGTACGCCGGTGCACCTAAGGTCTCGAACCCGTTGCAGTCGTCGCTTCTGGGTGCACAGCCATGCCAGGAAGGTCTGACGTCAAGTCAGCTGACCGACGTTCTCGGCAAGGTCGTGGCGGGCTCGCCCACGACGACGGCCGGCCTCGGGGTGAGTTGCACCTGGACGAACAGTGAAAAAGGCTCGTCTGTCGATGTCGCGTACGACACCGCCACGAATGATGGCTTGAGCAGCTGGTACCAGAACACCAAGCCGAAGGCTGTGGTTTGGCAGCCGACACAGGTACAGGGTTTTCCCGCGGTCGCGCACGTGACGAACGGCGGCGCACCCGACGAGTTCTGCCAGGTCACGGTCGGCATCAACGATCAGCGAACGATTGACGTCTCGGTCGGCCTCGGCCCTGCGAAAAAGGGCAAGCTCAACCCGTGTCAGGCGGCCGAGCAGGTCGCCGACATGGTGATGACGAACCTGAGGCAGAAGGCCGGTTCGTAA
- a CDS encoding Eco57I restriction-modification methylase domain-containing protein, translating into MTGPFLSLPVLRATWPNLDAIDKPTREKLRLAHTTWQGDPAAGQRAWADFILGELLGWGDALRWNDLGRLDALGVDVTEHETWINPSFALVEPGEDPKPATTRMLGLMCEPGTQPAARIAGEAWAATPVDRMAQLCRHHEVQLGLVTDGRWWVLVSAPRGKVTTTAVFDAVAWNEAAERDVVRAFLSLLNRRRFFGVPNDEKLVALLHQSEDSQEDITERLGVQVRQAVEMLVAAFGRADTAARERGEPGLERAGAEEVYRAAVTVMMRVVFVLFAEERKLLASDNDLYASAYSAGRLRTDLQDQALQGSETELENSSAAWYRLLALFEAIYNGVDHPRLRMHALDGSLFAPDQFPWLQVLKIDDRTVLHMLKALQEVEIGTGNAREKRTLSFRELDVEQIGYVYEGLLSYDGFRAEDVTVSLIGKEGFEKEVALRDLESLAAECPDVPALAKTISEEFKEYKVGSAKAVERSLAPPAQGAKEEARRKLLSVTRGDNSLTERLLPFFGIIRQDLREQPVVIMPGELFVTDSPLRKNTGTHYTPRFLAEQIVEGALEPLVYHPGPLQTADKEEWELKSSRQILALKVADIAMGSAAFLVAAARYLGDRLMEAWTREDDPAVRDYTPSGTEREAETDQVIIKARRAIIEHCLYGVDINPMAVEMAKLSLWLVSMDPQRPFTFLDDRLAAGDSLLGITSTEQLEYMDLDVGRARREQADLFGWAAEVPALVAEVADIRERLSQMDGSTLSGLQAKRAALREAEEKSNRLRLFADLVVGAALAGSRKVTGSRNAQLREHFADEDARDRDNLVVQAKRLADQIASGAAEEKAQTRRNQWLATDLPSGSFPREPLHWPLVFPEVFAQGGFDAVIGNPPFLGGQRLTGALGTAYREYLVTSLGGGVRGSADLIAYFALRAHEVLPPTGQTGLIATNTLTQGDTREVGLDQIAAGGTTIRQSIKSQPWPSKSAVLEFCAVWTSRTKLNDKAQRLADGVVVPGITPSLDAVSRATGNPARLSTTSGTSFIGSYVLGMGFTMEPAAADELVARDTRNADVLFPYLNGQDLNSNPRCSASRWVINFHNWPEDRAKTYRECYDQVLRLVKPERDRNNRKPRRERWWQYAERTPELVRAIAGLERVVVITRVSKTVMPVMVPTGQVMSEQVVVFATGDTAMLALLSSAPHYWWAKSRGSSMKTDLRYTPSDVFETFPLPELTQELRHLGNRLDTFRRDVMLSRQTGLTKTYNLAFDPSCTDEDIEELRAIHRAIDEATVRAYGWEDRIEAVGGLDHGFHQVGRETRYTVGPAAKREILDSLLELNNERYAEEVAQGLQDKKKGARKPKADEGTLF; encoded by the coding sequence GTGACCGGCCCGTTCCTGTCGCTGCCGGTCCTTCGCGCCACCTGGCCGAACCTGGACGCGATCGACAAGCCGACGCGCGAAAAGCTGCGCCTCGCGCACACCACCTGGCAGGGCGACCCGGCCGCGGGTCAGCGGGCATGGGCCGACTTCATCCTCGGCGAGCTGCTCGGCTGGGGCGATGCTCTGCGCTGGAACGACCTCGGCCGGCTGGATGCGCTTGGCGTGGACGTCACCGAGCACGAGACCTGGATCAACCCGTCGTTCGCACTCGTCGAGCCGGGCGAGGACCCCAAACCCGCCACGACGCGGATGCTCGGGCTGATGTGCGAGCCGGGTACGCAGCCGGCCGCTCGGATCGCGGGTGAAGCCTGGGCGGCGACGCCCGTGGACCGGATGGCGCAGCTGTGCCGCCATCACGAGGTCCAGCTCGGGCTCGTGACCGACGGACGCTGGTGGGTGCTCGTTTCCGCGCCGCGCGGCAAGGTCACCACCACAGCGGTCTTCGACGCCGTCGCATGGAACGAGGCGGCCGAGCGCGATGTGGTCCGGGCGTTCCTCTCACTGCTCAACCGCAGGCGGTTCTTCGGTGTGCCCAACGACGAGAAGCTCGTCGCGTTGCTGCATCAGAGCGAGGACTCGCAAGAGGACATCACCGAGCGGCTCGGCGTGCAGGTCCGCCAGGCCGTGGAAATGCTGGTGGCGGCATTCGGCCGTGCCGACACCGCCGCCCGCGAGCGCGGCGAGCCGGGACTGGAGCGGGCTGGCGCGGAAGAGGTGTACCGGGCCGCGGTCACCGTGATGATGCGCGTGGTGTTCGTTCTGTTCGCGGAGGAGCGCAAGCTCCTGGCCTCGGACAACGACCTCTACGCCTCGGCGTACTCGGCCGGGCGGCTCCGCACGGACCTTCAGGACCAGGCACTGCAGGGTTCGGAGACGGAGCTGGAGAACTCCTCGGCCGCCTGGTACCGGCTGCTTGCGTTGTTCGAGGCCATCTACAACGGCGTCGACCATCCCCGCCTGCGGATGCATGCGCTCGACGGGTCGTTGTTCGCCCCGGACCAGTTCCCGTGGCTGCAGGTCCTCAAGATCGACGATCGGACCGTCCTGCACATGCTCAAGGCCCTGCAGGAAGTCGAGATCGGCACAGGGAACGCGCGGGAGAAGCGCACGCTGTCGTTCCGCGAACTCGACGTGGAGCAGATCGGCTACGTCTACGAGGGCCTCCTGTCCTACGACGGTTTCCGCGCCGAAGACGTCACCGTCAGCCTCATCGGCAAGGAGGGCTTCGAGAAGGAAGTCGCGTTGCGTGACCTCGAATCGTTGGCCGCCGAGTGCCCTGATGTCCCGGCGCTGGCGAAGACGATCTCCGAGGAGTTCAAGGAATACAAGGTCGGCTCCGCGAAGGCCGTGGAAAGGAGCCTCGCGCCGCCGGCCCAGGGCGCCAAGGAGGAAGCCCGCCGGAAACTCCTCTCGGTGACGCGCGGGGACAACTCGCTGACCGAGCGGCTGCTGCCGTTCTTCGGCATAATCCGGCAGGACCTGCGGGAGCAGCCGGTCGTCATCATGCCCGGCGAGCTGTTCGTCACCGATTCGCCACTGCGCAAGAACACCGGCACCCACTACACGCCCCGGTTCCTGGCCGAGCAGATCGTCGAGGGCGCACTCGAACCGCTCGTGTATCACCCGGGTCCATTGCAGACGGCCGACAAGGAGGAGTGGGAGCTCAAGTCGTCGCGGCAGATCCTCGCGTTGAAGGTCGCCGACATCGCCATGGGCTCCGCCGCATTCCTCGTGGCCGCCGCGCGCTACCTCGGCGACCGGCTGATGGAGGCCTGGACCCGCGAAGACGATCCCGCGGTTCGCGACTACACACCGTCCGGCACCGAGCGTGAGGCGGAAACCGACCAGGTCATCATCAAGGCCCGTCGCGCCATCATCGAGCACTGTCTGTACGGCGTGGACATCAACCCGATGGCCGTGGAGATGGCGAAGCTGTCGTTGTGGCTGGTGTCGATGGACCCGCAGCGCCCGTTCACCTTCCTCGACGACCGGCTCGCGGCCGGCGACTCGCTGCTGGGCATCACCTCGACCGAGCAACTGGAGTACATGGACCTGGACGTCGGCCGGGCACGCCGCGAACAGGCCGACCTGTTCGGCTGGGCCGCCGAAGTTCCCGCTCTGGTCGCCGAGGTCGCCGATATCCGGGAGCGACTGTCCCAAATGGATGGTTCGACGTTGTCCGGCCTACAGGCCAAGCGAGCAGCCCTGCGGGAGGCGGAGGAAAAGTCCAACCGGCTGCGGCTGTTCGCTGACCTCGTTGTGGGTGCGGCGCTGGCCGGCAGCCGCAAGGTGACCGGTTCACGCAATGCGCAGTTGCGGGAGCATTTCGCCGACGAGGACGCGCGCGACCGGGACAACCTGGTGGTCCAAGCTAAGCGCCTGGCCGACCAGATCGCCTCCGGTGCTGCGGAAGAAAAAGCCCAGACCCGACGCAACCAGTGGCTGGCAACCGACCTTCCCTCCGGTTCGTTTCCACGCGAACCGCTGCACTGGCCCCTGGTGTTCCCGGAGGTGTTCGCACAAGGCGGCTTCGACGCCGTCATCGGCAACCCACCGTTCCTGGGGGGACAGAGGCTAACCGGCGCACTGGGTACGGCCTACCGGGAATACCTTGTCACCTCCCTTGGCGGTGGTGTACGCGGCAGCGCCGACTTGATCGCCTACTTTGCGCTCCGAGCCCACGAGGTCTTGCCTCCGACTGGCCAGACCGGCCTGATCGCCACCAACACACTGACCCAAGGTGATACCCGCGAGGTCGGACTCGATCAAATTGCCGCCGGCGGTACGACGATCCGCCAGTCCATCAAGAGTCAACCCTGGCCCTCGAAGTCGGCGGTGTTGGAGTTCTGCGCGGTGTGGACCAGCCGCACCAAGCTCAACGACAAGGCTCAGCGTCTCGCCGACGGTGTCGTTGTACCCGGCATAACCCCCTCCCTCGATGCAGTTTCCCGGGCCACTGGCAACCCAGCGAGGCTGTCGACCACCAGCGGCACCTCCTTCATCGGCTCCTATGTGCTTGGAATGGGTTTCACTATGGAACCGGCCGCAGCCGATGAGCTCGTCGCCCGTGATACCCGTAATGCCGACGTGCTGTTCCCCTATCTCAACGGCCAGGACCTGAACTCCAACCCGCGCTGTTCAGCGAGCCGATGGGTCATCAACTTCCACAACTGGCCTGAAGACCGCGCGAAAACCTACCGCGAGTGCTACGACCAGGTCCTGCGGCTTGTGAAGCCGGAACGAGATCGAAACAACCGCAAGCCGCGACGCGAACGATGGTGGCAATACGCAGAGCGCACGCCTGAGTTGGTTCGAGCCATCGCGGGGTTGGAGCGGGTCGTGGTGATCACGCGAGTGAGTAAGACCGTGATGCCGGTGATGGTGCCGACCGGCCAGGTCATGTCAGAGCAAGTTGTTGTCTTCGCCACCGGCGACACGGCGATGCTGGCGTTGTTGTCGAGCGCACCGCACTACTGGTGGGCCAAATCGCGCGGGTCCTCGATGAAGACCGATCTCCGCTACACCCCATCCGATGTCTTTGAGACGTTCCCCCTGCCCGAACTCACTCAGGAACTCCGCCACCTCGGCAACCGGCTCGATACCTTCCGCCGTGACGTGATGCTGTCCCGCCAGACTGGCCTGACCAAGACCTACAACCTGGCCTTTGACCCGAGCTGCACCGACGAGGATATCGAGGAACTCCGGGCCATTCACCGGGCGATCGACGAAGCCACCGTCCGAGCCTACGGCTGGGAAGACCGCATCGAAGCTGTCGGTGGACTGGATCACGGCTTCCACCAGGTCGGCCGCGAGACCCGCTACACCGTCGGGCCCGCGGCAAAGCGCGAAATCCTCGACAGCCTCCTCGAACTGAACAACGAGCGCTACGCCGAAGAGGTTGCGCAGGGCCTGCAGGACAAGAAGAAGGGCGCGCGGAAACCCAAGGCGGACGAAGGGACTCTCTTCTGA